In the Malaclemys terrapin pileata isolate rMalTer1 chromosome 12, rMalTer1.hap1, whole genome shotgun sequence genome, one interval contains:
- the SNAPC2 gene encoding snRNA-activating protein complex subunit 2 isoform X2: protein MKPPVRTRSAPTRYETGPPACHAPTRAPWTVQEKRQLIKGLKAQAPHGELQTALLREHLPRRSEAEILAFIHQLKGRVAREAIQMEYRRCREEQSRKEAEILAPIEVWTDLAEKLTDKLEETVTAAFSQKLTRAAEKKVLPDSSSQRDASPAPDDAARNGDAAPGPPAAAQSSSTSTDPDVHGEPEKFSVDFEKIYKYLSMLSRDIKVPELSPYESAVVLDLLMSLPEELSNLDYNGLKSHMHRSYRELTAPQPDGSRKESDPGARAGELAADAPSASVACERPPTANLSVSCTAPAELAQPSDNQERPSRSGECEQGTQETPQPSVSPSSAQHSASHGQLPPPLHSPAADAQKSVWKDLGICPLNLFLVPLELLVRKGDSLD from the exons ATGAAGCCCCCGGTTCGGACCCGCTCGGCCCCTACACGCTACGAAACGGGCCCCCCTGCATGTCACGCACCCACTCGGGCCCCATGGACGGTACAGGAGAAGCGGCAACTGATTAAGGGCCTGAAGGCCCAAGCCCCTCACGGGGAGCTACAGACAGCGCTGTTGCGGGAGCATTTGCCCCGTaggagtgaagctgag ATTCTGGCCTTCATCCACCAGCTGAAGGGCCGCGTAGCAAGAGAGGCCATACAGATGGAGTATCGCCGCTGCCGGGAGGAGCAGAGTCGCAAGGAAGCTGAGATCCTAGCTCCTATCGAG GTCTGGACAGATCTTGCTGAGAAGCTGACGGATAAGCTGGAAGAAACTGTGACAGCAGCTTTCTCTCAG aagCTGACCAGAGCTGCAGAGAAGAAGGTCCTTCCAGACTCCTCGAGCCAGCGTGATGCATCGCCAGCCCCTGATGATGCAGCAAGGAATGGAGATGCTGCCCCaggccccccagcagcagctcagtcctCCAGCACTAGCACAGACCCAGATGTTCATGGGGAACCAGAGAAATTCAGCGTGGACTTTGAGAAGATCTATAAATATTTATCGATGCTCTCCAGGGACATCAAAGTGCCTGAGCTCTCGCCATATG AGTCTGCCGTCGTCCTAGACCTGCTGATGTCCCTCCCTGAAGAGCTAAGCAACCTGGACTATAACGGATTGAAGAGCCACATGCACAGATCCTACAGGGAACTGACTGCGCCGCAGCcagatgggagcaggaaagaatcagaTCCAGGAGCCCGTGCAGGAGAACTGGCCGCTGATGCGCCTTCTGCCAGTGTCGCCTGTGAGAGGCCTCCCACTGCTAACCTGTCGGTGAGCTGCACAGCCCCAGCAGAACTGGCACAGCCAAGTGACAACCAGGAAAGGCCCAGCAGGTCAGGGGAATGTGAGCAGGGAACACAGGAAACTCCCCAGCCCAGTGTGAGCCCATCTTCAGCCCAGCATTCAGCTTCCCATGGCCAATTGCCTCCACCCCTCCACAGTCCCGCTGCAGATGCTCAAAAGTCAGTTTGGAAGGATCTGGGAATTTGCCCTTTGAACTTGTTCCTTGTTCCCTTGGAGCTTCTGGTTCGAAAGGGGGACAGTTTGGACTGA
- the SNAPC2 gene encoding snRNA-activating protein complex subunit 2 isoform X1 has protein sequence MKPPVRTRSAPTRYETGPPACHAPTRAPWTVQEKRQLIKGLKAQAPHGELQTALLREHLPRRSEAEILAFIHQLKGRVAREAIQMEYRRCREEQSRKEAEILAPIEVWTDLAEKLTDKLEETVTAAFSQVLTIAVTEPLSLLHSIPQKLTRAAEKKVLPDSSSQRDASPAPDDAARNGDAAPGPPAAAQSSSTSTDPDVHGEPEKFSVDFEKIYKYLSMLSRDIKVPELSPYESAVVLDLLMSLPEELSNLDYNGLKSHMHRSYRELTAPQPDGSRKESDPGARAGELAADAPSASVACERPPTANLSVSCTAPAELAQPSDNQERPSRSGECEQGTQETPQPSVSPSSAQHSASHGQLPPPLHSPAADAQKSVWKDLGICPLNLFLVPLELLVRKGDSLD, from the exons ATGAAGCCCCCGGTTCGGACCCGCTCGGCCCCTACACGCTACGAAACGGGCCCCCCTGCATGTCACGCACCCACTCGGGCCCCATGGACGGTACAGGAGAAGCGGCAACTGATTAAGGGCCTGAAGGCCCAAGCCCCTCACGGGGAGCTACAGACAGCGCTGTTGCGGGAGCATTTGCCCCGTaggagtgaagctgag ATTCTGGCCTTCATCCACCAGCTGAAGGGCCGCGTAGCAAGAGAGGCCATACAGATGGAGTATCGCCGCTGCCGGGAGGAGCAGAGTCGCAAGGAAGCTGAGATCCTAGCTCCTATCGAG GTCTGGACAGATCTTGCTGAGAAGCTGACGGATAAGCTGGAAGAAACTGTGACAGCAGCTTTCTCTCAG GTTCTGACCATCGCAGTCACCGAGCCGCTCAGTTTGctccactcaattccccagaagCTGACCAGAGCTGCAGAGAAGAAGGTCCTTCCAGACTCCTCGAGCCAGCGTGATGCATCGCCAGCCCCTGATGATGCAGCAAGGAATGGAGATGCTGCCCCaggccccccagcagcagctcagtcctCCAGCACTAGCACAGACCCAGATGTTCATGGGGAACCAGAGAAATTCAGCGTGGACTTTGAGAAGATCTATAAATATTTATCGATGCTCTCCAGGGACATCAAAGTGCCTGAGCTCTCGCCATATG AGTCTGCCGTCGTCCTAGACCTGCTGATGTCCCTCCCTGAAGAGCTAAGCAACCTGGACTATAACGGATTGAAGAGCCACATGCACAGATCCTACAGGGAACTGACTGCGCCGCAGCcagatgggagcaggaaagaatcagaTCCAGGAGCCCGTGCAGGAGAACTGGCCGCTGATGCGCCTTCTGCCAGTGTCGCCTGTGAGAGGCCTCCCACTGCTAACCTGTCGGTGAGCTGCACAGCCCCAGCAGAACTGGCACAGCCAAGTGACAACCAGGAAAGGCCCAGCAGGTCAGGGGAATGTGAGCAGGGAACACAGGAAACTCCCCAGCCCAGTGTGAGCCCATCTTCAGCCCAGCATTCAGCTTCCCATGGCCAATTGCCTCCACCCCTCCACAGTCCCGCTGCAGATGCTCAAAAGTCAGTTTGGAAGGATCTGGGAATTTGCCCTTTGAACTTGTTCCTTGTTCCCTTGGAGCTTCTGGTTCGAAAGGGGGACAGTTTGGACTGA